Part of the Paenibacillus terrae HPL-003 genome is shown below.
GCCCTTCATATCCAGCTCGAATTGACGGATAGCCTTTTCCAGCTTCAAGCCTCCACGGCTTGCATATGGATGCACTGCACCCTTTACTTTAAGCTCGCTGTCGCGTGGTACCTTCATACCCGCCTTCTCGATCCGTTCACTGTCGGCCAGTACCAGACCTGCCATAATTGCGGCTTTGGCTTTTTCACGGCTTTCAAAAAAGCCTTGTTCTACAAGTAATACATCAATGCGTTCCTTCGGAACAGACATGTTAATCTCCCTTTAAGGCAGCTACGCTGCTTTTGTCATACTTTTTTATAAATATCAGCGTTGTCGCAAATTTTTCTATACCGATTGTCCCATGCTATACACTGGCTCGGAAGCCCATTTGCGAAGCTTAAGGCACACAGCTTCAACGGTAAGGCCCGCTTCTGAGCGTTGCTCCTTGATCGAGCCATGCTCCACAAACATATCGGGAATCCCCATCAGACGCACCTGTGCATTTTGCATTTCTTCTTTGGCGTAAAATTCCAGCACGGCGCTACCCAAGCTTCCCGCTTCAGAGGCTTCTTCCAATACGATCAGCTTCGTATGCTGGCGGGCCAGCTCACGCAGCATATCCTCATCCACAGGCTTAAGGAAACGTGCATTGACAACACCCACCTGCAAGCCCTCGCGTTTCATTGCCTCCGCAGCCTCTGTTGCCACCTGGAGCATCGGGCCTGAAGCAATTACAGCGTAGCCCTCACCCTTGCGGAGAAGCTCCCAACTCCCGATGGGTATAGCTTTCAGCTCTGTATCCAACGGCACACCAACCCCATTAACACGAGGATAGCGATAAGCAATCGGACCATCGTCGTAATCAAGCGCTGTTTTCATCATATGCCGCAGCTCGTTTTCATCCTTAGGCATCATAAGCACCAGATTAGGGATATGACGTAAAAATGCTACGTCGAACACGCCATGGTGCGTTTCTCCGTCAGCCCCGACAAAACCGGCACGGTCAATCGCAAACATCACATTTGCATTATGACGGCAAATGTCATGTACAATTTGATCATAAGCACGCTGCATAAAAGTGGAGTATACCGCAAATACCGGCTTCATCCCCTCCATTGCCAACGCAGCACACATAGTAGCCGCATGCTGCTCCGCAATGCCGACATCAATCATCCGTGTAGGGAATTCCTTGCTGAACGGCACCAGTCCCGAACCACCAGGCATGGCAGGCGTAACCGCTATAATACGTTCGTCCTTTTCTGCCAGCTCAATCAGCGTCCGTCCGAAAATTTCCGTATACATGGGGTTGCCCACAGCCTTGAGTACCTGACCGGATTCCATTTTGTACGGACTGATTCCGTGCCATTTGTGTGAATCTGCCTCTGCAGGCTTGTAACCCTTTCCCTTAGTGGTTACGACATGAACCAACACTGGGCCAGTGACGTTATCAGCCTGCTTGAAGGTTTCGATCAACTTCGGCAAATCATGTCCGTCTACCGGACCGAGATACGTTAGCCCCAGTTCCTCAAACAGCACGCCCGGCACCATCATATATTTAAGACTGTCCTTAACACGGCCAGCCGATTTGGCAAGTTTACCGCCGATAGCAGGTATTTTTTTCAGCAAAACTTCCAGCTCATCCTTTGCTCGCAAATAATAACGGTCCGAGCGGATTTTGCTCAAATAATTATGCATGGCCCCAACATTCGGCGCTATCGACATTTCGTTGTCATTCAGAATGACCATCAAATTTTTACGTTCATGACCAATATGGTTCAACGCTTCAAAGGCCATGCCTCCGGTTAATGCTCCATCTCCGATCAACGCAATAACTTTATTGTCCTCGCCCTTTAAATCTCGTGCCAAAGCCATCCCCATCGCGGCTGACAGAGAAGTGCTACTATGGCCAGCTTCCCAAACATCATGCTCGCTCTCGCTTCTTTTTACAAAACCGCAAAGTCCATCACGCTGACGAAGGGTATCAAAACGATCCATTCGCCCTGTCAATATTTTGTGCACATAGGCCTGATGCCCAACGTCAAAAATCATTTTGTCCTTCGGGCTGTTATAGCAGTAATGCAGGGCGATTGTGAGCTCAACCACTCCCAGATTCGATGCCAGATGCCCCCCAGTCACGGACAGCTTCTCAATCAAAAAGCTCCTGATTTCCTCGGCTAGAGAGTCCAACTCCTCAACCGACAGTGATTTCAGATCGCCTGGTTGCTTTATGTGTGGAAGCAGCACGCATATCTCCCCGCTTTCCTTCAAGTTTGTGTGTAAAGTTAACAAATATTATATCACACTATGTGACCTTGCTTAAACATTAGATAGGCCAATGATGCCTTAACCGCACTAATGATCACGCTTCATCAGGTAGTCCGCAATCTCTAGCAAACGCGACGAATCCGGTATACCGCCTTCAATTAACGCTTTTTTGGCAGATGCCGTGAGTTTCTCTACCTGCTGTTGGGATGCCTCCATACCGATAAAAAACGGATAAGTTACCTTTTCCTGTTCAACATCACTTTGCGTTTTTTTA
Proteins encoded:
- the dxs gene encoding 1-deoxy-D-xylulose-5-phosphate synthase, which gives rise to MLLPHIKQPGDLKSLSVEELDSLAEEIRSFLIEKLSVTGGHLASNLGVVELTIALHYCYNSPKDKMIFDVGHQAYVHKILTGRMDRFDTLRQRDGLCGFVKRSESEHDVWEAGHSSTSLSAAMGMALARDLKGEDNKVIALIGDGALTGGMAFEALNHIGHERKNLMVILNDNEMSIAPNVGAMHNYLSKIRSDRYYLRAKDELEVLLKKIPAIGGKLAKSAGRVKDSLKYMMVPGVLFEELGLTYLGPVDGHDLPKLIETFKQADNVTGPVLVHVVTTKGKGYKPAEADSHKWHGISPYKMESGQVLKAVGNPMYTEIFGRTLIELAEKDERIIAVTPAMPGGSGLVPFSKEFPTRMIDVGIAEQHAATMCAALAMEGMKPVFAVYSTFMQRAYDQIVHDICRHNANVMFAIDRAGFVGADGETHHGVFDVAFLRHIPNLVLMMPKDENELRHMMKTALDYDDGPIAYRYPRVNGVGVPLDTELKAIPIGSWELLRKGEGYAVIASGPMLQVATEAAEAMKREGLQVGVVNARFLKPVDEDMLRELARQHTKLIVLEEASEAGSLGSAVLEFYAKEEMQNAQVRLMGIPDMFVEHGSIKEQRSEAGLTVEAVCLKLRKWASEPVYSMGQSV